A single Trypanosoma brucei gambiense DAL972 chromosome 9, complete sequence DNA region contains:
- a CDS encoding RNA editing complex protein, giving the protein MQLQRLGAPLLKRLVGGCIRQSTAPIMPCVVVSGSGVFLTPVRTYMPLPNDQSDFSPYIEIDLPSESRIQSLHKSGLAAQEWVACEKVHGTNFGIYLINQGDHEVVRFAKRSGIMDPNENFFGYHILIDEFTAQIRILNDLLKQKYGLSRVGRLVLNGELFGAKYKHPLVPKSEKWCTLPNGKTFPIAGVQIQREPFPQYSPELHFFAFDIKYSVSGAEEDFVLLGYDEFVEFSSKVPNLLYARALVRGTLDECLAFDVENFMTPLPALLGLGNYPLEGNLAEGVVIRHVRRGDPAVEKHNVSTIIKLRCSSFMELKHPGKQKELKETFIDTVRSGALRRVRGNVTVISDSMLPQVEAAANDLLLNNVSDGRLSNVLSKIGREPLLSGEVSQVDVVLMLAKDALKDFLKEVDSLVLNTTLAFRKLLITNVYFESKRLVEQKWKELMQEEAAAQSEAIPPLSPAAPTKGE; this is encoded by the coding sequence atgcaACTCCAAAGGTTGGGTGCTCCACTACTTAAAAGGCTTGTGGGGGGATGCATACGCCAATCAACGGCGCCGATTATGCCAtgtgttgttgttagtgGCTCGGGTGTTTTTTTGACTCCCGTGCGTACTTATATGCCGCTCCCCAATGATCAAAGTGACTTCTCACCGTACATCGAGATTGATTTGCCAAGTGAAAGCCGCATCCAATCACTGCATAAGAGCGGACTTGCGGCACAGGAGTGGGTTGCATGTGAAAAAGTGCATGGGACAAACTTTGGTATCTACTTAATTAACCAGGGAGACCACGAGGTTGTGAGGTTTGCAAAGCGTAGTGGCATCATGGACCCAAATGAGAATTTCTTTGGTTACCACATCCTTATCGACGAGTTCACAGCACAAATTCGTATTCTAAATGACTtattgaaacaaaaatatggaCTGAGCCGTGTTGGGCGTTTGGTGCTCAATGGAGAACTGTTTGGTGCCAAGTATAAGCACCCACTCGTTCCAAAGAGTGAGAAGTGGTGCACGCTACCAAACGGGAAGACGTTCCCTATCGCCGGTGTTCAAATACAGAGGGAACCCTTTCCACAATATAGTCCAGAGCTCCATTTCTTTGCATTTGACATTAAGTACAGTGTGAGTGGCGCGGAAGAGGACTTCGTGCTGCTTGGTTACGACGAGTTCGTCGAGTTTTCTTCCAAAGTGCCTAACCTGTTATACGCGCGGGCTCTTGTTCGTGGGACGTTGGATGAGTGTTTAGCGTTTGATGTGGAGAATTTCATGACACCGCTGCCCGCGTTGCTTGGCTTAGGTAATTACCCCCTTGAGGGGAATTTGGCAGAGGGTGTGGTCATTCGTCACGTACGTCGCGGGGATCCGGCGGTAGAGAAACACAACGTCTCGACTATAATCAAACTCCGCTGCTCCAGTTTCATGGAGTTGAAGCACCCCGGTAAgcagaaggaactgaaggagaCATTTATCGACACGGTACGCTCCGGAGCTCTGCGGCGGGTGCGAGGGAATGTGACCGTTATCTCAGACTCCATGTTGCCTCAGGTGGAGGCAGCGGCCAATGATCTGTTACTAAACAATGTAAGCGATGGCAGGTTGAGCAATGTGCTATCGAAGATTGGTCGTGAACCTCTGCTGTCTGGGGAGGTATCGCAGGTTGATGTGGTGCTTATGCTTGCTAAGGACGCACTGAAAGACTTTCTCAAGGAGGTAGATAGTTTGGTGTTGAACACAACCCTTGCTTTTCGCAAGTTGCTAATCACCAATGTCTACTTCGAGTCTAAGCGGTTAGTGGAGCAAAAGTGGAAGGAACTCATGCAGGAAGAAGCAGCCGCGCAGTCAGAGGCTATTCCACCACTTTCACCGGCTGCCCCCACAAAGGGCGAATGA
- a CDS encoding GTPase activating protein, putative — translation MLVATASVTSHGCATDLSTKTRSASVTMEGESVRSDERHHVNVRGDESEGVSVSLLSTRHTVHALNKQSSSAWVTTKLVEQCVTGYRDALLVIREYGHRVEGEGLHLRLQLGEAHRELQSKGGLGASVTHIVEKQLSEHLMQNGNANISPRSESLRHRQILRDMKHLAHGLLIPLDIFRHQHNWLLVQEDVQLSLADRLRHYRVVVRQPPPPALVERLWFDLWALLGAAWRQRGRLLGVYAEGVLPVNVDGGTAVVPPSVLSPPSHREAYREGQREYRSKRMEGSPASGVPADADDCYAFGPITPHRVGIMPSRHYTVRWPLMSILRSLRVRVAGKKPGSESGIRIAMSAGSLGEPKDDHQEESDKCAQTSRGSDFFSPRVSCGSVGGSSQEYPAAFFDLSSEDIETCRVPYLSPECFTQRFRSAGCHSSEPVEVSVSHRFSDDVWNIAVLTIEFMLTNFPLEQSCCHHASYQGFRTSFIFDDIIELLVVYHNIPLRAAQNFVYAALHELSLLVSGVEQVGVDSGEGSVLTPRCLAQQWKDYLSETCSNSTVLREVVTNGLLWLRRERWEVFQTVHSLDDYKEGECGNGSNGCIGGDDNEKNTSSRYGDGAAKRVLDTLVSPYLPLNPALCSAVLREGGEASQGSLSITGSIQQWCEKEDAFWHTQFDDLQSTVQKWRKCIERYTVLGGMSGKGNEARQTVLFKRLVRVVRSVLQLQLEKVKAGDQTKTILLSSDRESRRMQRGEVLSHAVQQELLRGLTERGALFMHILDLVPNQFVPTNSTVAGDDLTRVVPFCGVFMSISHTLSQLEKDMAQLTELSPASTAPFRALDTILGVEYNAARVTHLSACQLNEEADEGKLSMLENVRSVIRQLDLDLKMQVKLVKDMRCLMCTSVPVETRASLVRQYLLRTQAAHGTVEVPIPATLRGEIWAVLLLVSPEPEERASRYFALDTARPTPCNRQLSVDIPRCHQYHPLLASSDGHERMWRIIKAWLLLNPELSYWQGLDSVCAVLLAASFHDEPLVLAQLQELTHNYIPHDLASRETDLPQSMAGKFQLFAVLLRYCDPQLATHLLDTVECGPELFAVGWFLALFAHGLPMAKVFLLWDFLFVYAAVFPHCLAVLCLAVLLQHREQLMSHDFSVCVGALSRARDIEVRIVLYNASLLLRSTPPLVGGPCAPTGQPHSSSNSVPRMRVRTLLQAFRRVPFDETPYGEEWTRNGLFLVDLRETRGGTASLELEGEEQMWSTQRETEERVVGALLFPLVSCQQDGAEIDVMQQELQGRLAVQLASELLSQTRNIALAAVPPVPSSGSRPSAGMRQCEENPAAGTQPEVIARHSECPHIVLFTHSSNLCEVATSELLARELMRCGAPHVSILLGGFVQLKREAADLIVEMVPT, via the coding sequence ATGCTGGTCGCCACAGCGTCCGTTACATCTCATGGCTGTGCCACCGATCTTTCGACGAAGACAAGATCAGCGTCCGTCACGATGGAAGGTGAAAGTGTTAGGAGTGACGAACGGCATCACGTTAACGTGAGGGGAGATGAGAGCGAAGGTGTAAGTGTGTCTCTACTTTCCACACGTCACACGGTTCACGCTCTCAACAAGCAGTCATCCAGCGCGTGGGTGACGACAAAGCTAGTAGAGCAATGTGTCACGGGCTATCGAGATGCACTCTTGGTCATTCGGGAATATGGACACCGGGTTGAGGGAGAAGGTCTGCATCTCCGGTTGCAACTTGGTGAGGCCCACCGCGAACTTCAAAGTAAAGGTGGGCTGGGGGCCTCTGTTACGCACATTGTCGAGAAGCAGCTCTCGGAACATTTGATGCAAAACGGTAACGCGAACATCTCTCCCCGTTCCGAGTCCTTACGACACCGTCAGATTTTGCGCGACATGAAACACCTAGCACACGGGCTTTTAATACCTCTCGATATCTTCCGGCATCAGCACAACTGGCTGTTAGTGCAAGAGGATGTCCAACTAAGTCTGGCCGATCGACTCCGACACTACCGTGTGGTGGTGCGACAGCCTCCACCACCCGCTTTAGTGGAACGCCTCTGGTTTGACCTCTGGGCGCTTTTGGGCGCAGCGTGGCGGCAGCGCGGACGGCTTCTAGGAGTTTATGCGGAGGGTGTTCTTCCAGTTAATGTGGATGGTGGCACCGCAGTTGTTCCACCGTCAGTTTTGAGCCCCCCATCGCACCGTGAAGCCTATCGTGAGGGGCAACGTGAATACCGCTCCAAGCGGATGGAGGGATCGCCGGCCAGTGGGGTACCGGCGGATGCCGACGATTGTTACGCATTTGGCCCAATTACGCCACATCGAGTGGGAATCATGCCATCGCGCCACTACACCGTCCGATGGCCACTCATGTCAATTTTACGTTCcctgcgtgtgcgtgtggctGGCAAGAAACCGGGGTCGGAGTCCGGAATAAGGATTGCAATGTCAGCAGGGTCACTAGGGGAACCGAAGGATGACCACCAAGAGGAATCTGACAAATGTGCACAGACCTCTCGTGGGtctgatttcttttctccgaGGGTGTCTTGCGGGTCCGTTGGTGGTAGCTCACAGGAATATCCTGCTGCCTTTTTTGACCTATCGTCAGAAGATATCGAAACGTGCCGTGTGCCATACTTGTCCCCAGAGTGCTTCACACAAAGGTTTCGTAGCGCTGGATGCCATTCGAGTGAACCAGTGGAAGTTTCTGTGTCTCATCGGTTCTCTGATGATGTCTGGAACATAGCCGTCCTCACCATAGAATTTATGTTGACTAACTTTCCCCTCGAGCAAAGTTGCTGCCACCACGCGAGTTACCAAGGTTTCAGAACAAGTTTTATATTCGATGATATTATTGAGTTGCTCGTAGTATATCACAACATACCGCTTAGAGCCGCGCAAAACTTCGTTTACGCAGCATTGCACGAGCTTTCACTGCTCGTGTCGGGGGTTGAACAAGTTGGTGTAGACTCAGGTGAAGGTAGCGTACTGACTCCGCGCTGCCTGGCCCAGCAATGGAAGGACTATTTAAGTGAAACGTGTAGTAACAGTACTGTGCTGCGGGAGGTGGTGACAAACGGTTTGCTATGGCTGCGCCGTGAGCGGTGGGAGGTTTTTCAAACTGTTCACTCTCTTGACGATTATAAGGAGGGAGAGTGTGGCAACGGGAGCAACGGGTGTATCGGGGGTGACGACAACGAGAAGAATACCAGCAGCCGGTACGGGGACGGTGCAGCGAAGAGGGTATTGGACACTTTGGTAAGCCCTTATCTGCCGCTGAATCCGGCTCTCTGTTCCGCTGTGTTACGGGAAGGCGGGGAGGCATCTCAAGGCTCACTTAGCATCACGGGTTCGATTCAGCAGTGGTGTGAAAAAGAGGATGCGTTTTGGCATACGCAATTTGATGATCTACAATCGACGGTGCAGAAATGGAGGAAGTGTATTGAACGCTACACGGTGCTCGGTGGTATGAGCGGTAAAGGTAATGAGGCGAGGCAAACTGTTCTTTTCAAGCGTCTCGTTCGGGTCGTACGATCGGTGCTGCAGCTTCAACTCGAGAAGGTAAAGGCTGGTGATCAAACCAAGACCATTCTCCTAAGCAGTGACAGGGAATCCCGCCGTATGCAGCGGGGGGAGGTCCTGAGTCATGCTGTGCAACAGGAGCTTTTGCGTGGCTTAACGGAGCGTGGTGCTCTTTTTATGCACATTTTGGATCTTGTGCCGAATCAATTCGTACCCACCAATTCCACCGTTGCAGGTGATGACCTCACCAGGGTGGTTCCGTTTTGCGGTGTCTTTATGTCCATCTCGCACACTCTTTCGCAGCTGGAGAAGGACATGGCTCAACTTACTGAGTTGTCACCAGCGTCGACGGCGCCCTTCCGTGCCCTTGACACCATTTTGGGAGTGGAGTACAACGCTGCACGTGTGACACACTTATCGGCCTGTCAGTTGAATGAGGAGGCGGATGAGGGGAAATTGAGTATGTTAGAAAATGTTAGGTCTGTCATTCGTCAGTTAGACCTCGACCTGAAGATGCAGGTGAAACTGGTGAAAGATATGAGGTGTCTGATGTGCACCAGCGTTCCCGTGGAAACGCGTGCTTCGCTCGTGCGACAGTACTTACTTCGCACCCAGGCGGCACATGGGACTGTAGAGGTTCCTATTCCAGCTACTCTTCGTGGTGAGATATGGGCCGTCCTTCTGTTGGTGTCCCCGGAACCTGAAGAACGAGCGTCTAGATATTTTGCGCTGGACACGGCGCGACCAACGCCGTGCAACCGTCAGTTATCTGTCGACATCCCACGTTGTCATCAGTATCACCCACTACTGGCATCATCAGATGGTCACGAACGAATGTGGCGTATCATCAAGGCGTGGTTATTGCTGAATCCCGAGCTGTCGTACTGGCAGGGGTTGGATAGCGTCTGTGCTGTTCTGCTTGCCGCGTCTTTCCACGATGAGCCTCTTGTTTTAGCTCAGTTGCAGGAACTGACGCACAACTACATACCGCACGACTTGGCATCCAGAGAGACAGATCTGCCACAGAGTATGGCTGGAAAGTTCCAGTTGTTCGCTGTGCTTCTGCGTTACTGTGATCCGCAACTTGCCACTCACCTCCTCGACACAGTTGAGTGCGGTCCCGAACTATTTGCGGTTGGATGGTTTCTCGCGCTTTTTGCACACGGCTTACCAATGGCGAAAGTATTTCTTTTGTGGGATTTCCTCTTCGTGTATGCTGCCGTTTTCCCACACTGCCTTGCTGTCCTTTGCCTTGCCGTTCTGTTGCAGCACCGCGAGCAGTTGATGTCGCACGACTTCTCTGTATGTGTGGGCGCGCTCAGCCGTGCGAGGGATATTGAAGTGCGGATCGTGTTGTATAACGCCTCACTATTGCTGCGAAGCACACCGCCGTTAGTCGGGGGACCGTGCGCTCCCACAGGCCAGCCCCACAGTAGCAGCAACTCCGTGCCACGCATGAGGGTGCGGACACTTCTTCAGGCATTCCGCCGCGTCCCTTTCGATGAAACGCCGTATGGGGAAGAGTGGACCCGCAACGGATTATTCCTCGTGGATCTACGGGAAACGAGGGGTGGTACAGCAAGCCTTGAGCTGGAAGGAGAGGAGCAGATGTGGTCAACGCAGCGCGAAACGGAGGAGCGTGTTGTTGGAGCTCTGCTCTTTCCACTTGTGTCTTGCCAGCAGGACGGTGCGGAAATAGATGTGATGCAGCAGGAGCTTCAAGGGCGGTTGGCTGTGCAATTGGCTTCTGAACTCTTATCACAAACACGTAACATCGCTTTAGCAGCCGTTCCACCGGTACCGTCGTCGGGGTCGCGACCGAGCGCAGGGATGAGACAGTGTGAAGAAAATCCTGCTGCTGGAACACAGCCAGAGGTCATTGCGAGACACTCAGAATGTCCTCATATTGTACTTTTTACACATTCTTCGAACCTATGTGAGGTGGCCACTTCAGAGTTGCTTGCGAGGGAATTAATGCGTTGCGGTGCACCACATGTTTCAATTTTGCTTGGCGGCTTTGTACAGTTGAAGCGGGAGGCAGCTGATCTCATTGTGGAAATGGTCCCTACTTGA